Part of the Pseudoliparis swirei isolate HS2019 ecotype Mariana Trench chromosome 18, NWPU_hadal_v1, whole genome shotgun sequence genome is shown below.
cgctccaaatgcgctccaagtgggtttggctccaaatgcgcgggtttgaatatgcaatgcgctccaaaaagtggatttgaatatgcgctccgctccaagtgggggtagcgcattgattggatcagagttttggggggcgggaccaccttccggcgccttccaggcagccgctgcctggaaggcgtcggtgagggctcaaaacaccatcgagccaaAATGAAAACATGGGTCCTGTGGTATGTTCACGGTTCAAGTGTAACGCCATGGAATTTTGGGGGAATTAAAGGTCAGTCGAATACCTCTcacagctggaggcggagcatAATGATGAAAGCGTCCCTTAGAAGCCGCGGAGGGTCTAATGTTGAACATATAAATAAGAGCATGTAGAATACCGCTGTGTTTGTACCCATAAGGTCGCGCTCTCAAAACGTCCTTATGACAATGTCTGCATGAGAAAACGACAcactccttttttcttctttctttctctggaaGTATTTGAAATGACAGGATAACAATTTATACAAAAGTTTATTGTTAAAAAGCTCTGTAAACAATTTGTTGTCGTGACTGTTTGATttgaagtatatatttataaactctTTTTGAGACGAGACTGACTTGTCCTCAGGTCAATTCTTCTCAAGTTATGGTTTACGGTGTAATGAATCAAAAGGTTCTGCTATGACAAAAGTGCATCACAATATGGTTCAGAAATGACTGACTTTCTTCAGGCTTCAACTATAAGAGAGAagtttgagttgaaaaaatacAGACTTGTGAAAGGAAGACAAATGGCGAAGAATTCCTGAGAATGGCGAAGATATCCTTGAATCGTCTGCAACTTATTTTCCCACATATAAATGTCTGTTAAGTGGCAGTTTTATTCAAGAAGCCACTGAACAGAGGTACACTCcagaacaaaacatttaacaattTCATTATTTTAGCGGCATCATCCAAAGGGCGAGCTCCGACTGACTGCAGCAAATTAAGTAAAGTGTTCTTAGAAAAGTTGATTTAAAAAGGACATATTCTTAATCGGTAGATGAACAGTGAAATTAAAAGCTCAGAATAGATAGTTGCTGTGCATCTTAAATGTACATCAATGTAAACATGTTGGACGTCTCTGCAAACGGTTGTTTTATTTCAGACGTTGATGTTCATGTCTTCACTCGGGCCCGGCTGCCGCTGGAGGgcgctctcctctccctcctcgacAGGCTCTACGACGAAGACACAACATTTGATGTCATTTCATGCCCGTTTGTTGAGATGCACCTCTTACTATTGCAGCTATAGCCAACGATGACGTGACAAAGCATCACATGACGGCCATACGCTTGAGGCTGTCGCTCCACTGACCGTCTGAATCCACGTTGATGTTCAGGCTCGTCAGACTGGACACGAGGTCGTCCTCTCCTTCTGCGTCCTCAAAGTCGAATCCAGCGTAACCCTCCTCCTTCACACAATAGCGGATGAGCCTGCGGATTAAAAAAATTCACATAATATGCATTAAAACGATGCAAAAATGGATGAGAAGTCCCTGTTGTGCtcaaagaaagagaaatgagTGTGGACATCTAAAACTATGTTAACTTCCCCTGCTGAGGAATATGTGTGATGAACAGTGACGAATAGACCTTGTGAGGAGATTGTTTGGTTAACCCCGTTGCAACGGTCAAGAATGCACTTTAAATCTCAATCACATGTCCATACAAGGCGCTAAAGCAGAGGACACTCCGGTTGTATTGGCTTCGCCTTACTTCTCCCAGGTGGGGTCCTTGTTGAGGATCACAGGGTTTCCCACGACTATCAACAGGGACCTGGCTCTGGTCAGGGCCACGTTGAACCTCTGCCGTAGAtacggagagaaagagatgcatACATTAAAAAGATCCTGCTGCTTTTATTATATGaagattaaaacattttaaaactagaacgggcactcggtagagcgcataccttcgcatatcacaagattgggcgttgaattatgaacattttggcattagttgcatgtcaattggatataaattgaccgtgctatggtaaaaagaagattttgacctttccatgacattgaccttgacctttgacccgattgatcccaaaatctaatcaaatggtccacggataataaccaatcatcccaccaaatttcatgcgattcagttttaaactttttttgttatgcgaggaacacgcatgcaaataaataaataaatacacggcattttcaatgcgaaggcaaAAAAGGAAGAGTCAACGCACCTTTTCATTGGACAGGAATCCGATGTTGAAGTCTTTGTCCATCCTGACGTAATTGAGGCTGCTGCGGACGGTGGAGACCATGATGATCTTCCTCTCCTGGCCCTGGAACTCCTCCACAGAGCCCACCTGAAGACAAACAGCCAGAGTACAAACTGGAACTTCAAATGATATCGTCTTGACTCTGCGCAGGAAACTTTAAATGAGCATCCTCCTATTTATGTCACCGTATTATTAAAGATGTGTGGCATCGCTGACCTTGAGCTCTTTGAGATCGCCCCATCGCTTCAGAGCCGCGACGGACTTCAGGGCCTTTTGGATTTTCTCGACCTGTGAGAAAAGGCGAGCGCGTTACCGATGACGAGTTCAAGCGGTTTATCCGCGTCTCGAGCGGCACGGACGGACGCCAGGCAGGACTCACTTGTTTCCTGTACGGGGAGATGATGCCGATGTCCTTCGCACAGAGCTTGGGGAGACCCTTCTTTCCTTGCGTGTCCATCAGCTTGGTGAGGTAGTCGACCACGACTTCAATCTCAGACACGTTGAAGAAAGAAGGACTGTTGGCCTCTCTCTCGTCTTTCCCCATCACCCCATGGAAGATGAGCGGGAAACCCTGCAGAGATGCGAGCGGGAGCCGCCGTCAGTCGTTTCTCAAACGAGACTTTTCTTTCAATAATAAGACCCGATTTGTCATAAATGTTGTTGCGTTGTCTTCTGTGGCAGTCTACGGCTTGTTTCAGtcttcagaaaatgtatattatatggCCTATGACTCAAATAACAATAAACAATTCAGCAATTTAGTATTGCACTTCCATAAAGTTTGGGGATTTTCATGTCGcggatttacaaataaaaatggcCAAAATCAATGCCTTGTGTCAAGCTTTTCTCAATGTTTTGTTGTGTATCGAGATGTTTTCagaagtaaaaaaaaggaaaagaagaataaaCTGAATGTCCTTGCAGCCACACCTTTTTGGGAAGGTGTTCCCAGTTGCAGTACGTATCCCGCTCCCACGGGTCGGCAAACGCCTGCAGTTCATTCTCGTAGAAGAGCTCATTGGGGATCTTCAGGATGGCAGGATGAGACCTGAGGAAGGGAAGAATACGCTTTTAAAAACTAAGAAAGCCGACGAGCTTGAACTAAAACGCTTCACGAGCAAAGTGAAACCCGGAAGGCTTACCTGTAGTTTCTCAGCAGTTTGGTGACAAAGCGGGTGTCAAAGTGCCCAGACTCTGTGCTTTTCTGGTATAAAGCGTTGTGCTTCATCAGCCTCTCAAGCAGAGAAAGCCCTGAGGAACACCATCGTCACAGCATTACAGCTACACTTTTGaatcataaataaaacaaatgcaaaAGCGACAGTTTAAGTTGTTCTATCCTTTACTTTTAGCAGTAAAAACACTGCAATAGCTACAATCAGAACGTGCAATAGAACAtattaataactagaacgggcactcggtcgagcgcataccttcgcatatcacaagattgggcattgaattatgaacatgttggcattagttgcatgccaattggatacaaattgaccgcgctatggtaaaaagaatatgttgaccttttcatgaccttgacctttgacccgatcgatcccaaaatctaatcaaatggtccccggataataacctatcatcccaccaaatttcatacgattcggtttaatactttttgacttatgcgaataacacacacgcacgcacgcacgcatacaaatacacggcgatcaaaacatgaccttccgcattttcaatgcgaaggtaataatgtgaccccccccccccccccctgggctCACCGAGTCCATACTGCAGTGAAAAAGGGGATCGAAGGATCGGACCCAGCTGCTTGGGATCTCCTGCCAGCACCAGCTGACCAGTCTCTGCACTGAGCAGACCTGTGAAGACAAAAGGTGCGTCACTTTCACCGCTGATGAAGCAGTGGGACCTTTATTCGTAAGACCGCCTTGACAGATGTGTTGAGATGTAGCGCACGTCTGCTGCTCGGAGCCTGGAAGCAGTGAAACACTTCTCTCAGCCTTCTGGACCACGCATTTCCCAATCTATGATGTATTTCTGTAAATCGCCAATCCATGCGCGGTTTCCGCAGCCACCGCCCAGGTTCACAGAGCTATAAATGCTATAAATCCTCTACATTCCCACTAGAGAAATGACCTGTGCGATAAAGAAACTGTGTTTTCAAAAGGAGTGCAACTGAAATCTGGATCCAGTTCCGAATGACTGGAGAGACATCGTTTcaactcttcctcttctccattaCAACACCTTTCACGTCTGTTCTTTACAGTGTGATAGAAATCAGGACATTTATTTCTAGTATCCTGAGCAGAAGAAAATCTGAATGAAAATAGCAGTTTGAGACATCAAAACGCTGGCATAACTGTACAAAAATAAGGTTTCCCACTCTGATTAATATACACTGGGTTATAATGCGTAGATACGAATCATCCTTGAGATTTTATAAGAACTAAACCTACATTAAGTTGGATATCGTCTCAGTTTCCTTGTGAATGGAAACACCATCTGTGTACGGTGTGTATACATCTTACAAAATAACTCTTTCACCAATGTTTGGCAAAACTGAAAgacgtgttgttgtttactgatAATTCAGATTATTTACCTGCGATGGGAATGACGCACTCTGACTCCACTGCGTGGCCTCCTTCATCCAAAAAGACGTGTGTAAAATGGCCGACTGGGATTCCTATAGTCACCAGCCTCAAAACCGAAACACAAATGTGATCAATACGTGGAATAGGAAGTGTAACACAGCtcaacacttaaaaaaaaaaagatgctgcTAAGGAGTCAATGAGTCAGGAATAGTGAATAATTACTGGAGATGCAATCAACCTACTTGCCGGCTGTGACCAAAGTTGTAACTACGATCAAGTATTTCATCAGAGTTTCTTTCAGCGGAGACTCTAATACCCTTTTGTCCTGCTTCCAGTTGCagtatttctaaaaaaaaagacataagaCAAGACGtgtcagaaagaaagaaagatatagACTCAAGTTCAAACGTGACTTTTTCCATTCAtccgtaaccctcctgttacctttcgggtcaatttgaccccattcaatgtttaatgtcggtgttctttggggtcaacttgaccccaggctgtttttcactgtcaaacatataagaaatatcaacttttttatatatttaaagggctatttaggtagtcaacaaacaaacataaagtacctcacacttaaacttggaaaacaatattaattcaaataattttctggaggttttaattgctggggtcaaattgaccccgagggtaaaatatgtcagtaaatataaaagtaacaggagggttaaacattgaatggggtcaaattgaaggGTTAAATCAAAGCAGTTCAATACATATCTGTCTATTACAGTCTCTTCTATTACAGTTCCTCATCTATGCTCCACACAAGAGGTTTGGTGAAATGCCGGAAGAAATACCTCAAGTCACATCTGAATCAACATGAAGAATCGTGATGATCCGTCTGGTAAATGCTGAATAGGAATACTTGTGATGAGGAAACTCGCTATAATGCGGTTTTTTGTTTCTGACAATCAGAGCCGGTTTGTATCCCGTGGACGCAGAGAAGCCGGCCGGTGCTCACCAGCATGTTCTTGGGGATGCTTCTCGGGTCTCGGCTGCTGGCGTACACGCGGCAAATGCGGGAAGCGTCGGTGTGAACCATCAGCCTCTCGCAGAGGAGGTCACACGCGCTGTTGGAAGGTGCACAGGCCAGGATGCGGGCGGACGGGTCGGCCTTGCTGACCTGTCGATACAAGCAAAGTCAAATTCATCGATTGTATTACCCAATAATTATTTGCGTGCCGTTTAAaccaataaaaagagaaaaatctaATTGGCAAGTGGAGATAATTGGCATCACACGTTCACATCACAGAATACGGTGTTCATATTCGGGCTGATGATTATtatgtacgcacacacatattattAGATAACAGAGCTGGTATTGTTTTCACCGTtggagtctctgtgtgtgtgtgtgtgtgtcggtggacAGATCGTGTGACCGCGATAGCATTGCAACAGTACAAAATGCAGACGCGTAAGTTTACAGGTGTGCAGTTGagataaaaataaaaggcaTAACGCCTGCCTGAAATACTTTCTCTATTCATTGTTTAGTCCCTAAAAACATCAGAAAGCGGTCAAATAAATTCAGCATAATGACTTTCACAATAGGTGACATCaccaaatgtcttgttttgtcccAGCAACAGTTAAAAAAACTTATTATTGCCCTATTGCCAGATAATTAGAGGCTGTAGATTCATCTTCAGACTGCAGCCTGGTACCGTCACTCGTTACCTGATGCATGGCTTCCACCAGAGTGATCGTCTTCCCAGTCCCGGGAGGTCCAAACACAAGATGAGGGGCGGGCTTCGAGGACCCGGCCACAATGCGCTGGACCGCGGCGCGTTGCTCCGGGTTGTTCTCCAGCTGCTCGTTGAACATCCTGCGGagccacaacatgacaacggaCCTTTACGCCGCGGCAACAACTTCTAATGTGGCGATGAAAACCGCACGCGTACCCGTTTGTATGATGAGACGCTAAGTTCGTTACACGCAGGTCTGAGCGGTTAAACTTTGTCTGCTACGTCTTctcagcaaaaataaataaaaatacgggCAAAGATATTGCCCGTATTCACTCGGTGCAAGTTTATGGCGTTTAACCAAAGAGCGGCCTGTTAGTACGATACGGCGGATAAGTGCCCAGAGAGAGGCGAAGGCCGTCACGTCGTCATTAGGAGATCATACACTCTTGTCAAAATTGCCAGCAGGTTTAACCTCCTAggccaggggtcgggaacctacggctcgcgagccatatatggctcttccggtgacggcatatgggtcccagacaattttgagttgagaaagaaaaaaaatctccgcccgcccccctgtaattttctctatcgcgccagattacagcagaagtaatctaaggtccttttcttaaagacgtctttgttcttttattaaactaaacgtctgttattgatcgtctctacacagccgcatgtcactctgtctcgacgtgtcgcgttaacacttctcggctctccgtctcgcgcgccgccgagctccgacgccggcgtgtgcgcgcatcggagcggagcaaagaaaaattacacgttaaaaatactatatggctctcaatgaaatatatttggaaatatttggcttttatggctctcccagtcaaaaaggttcctgagcCCTACGAGTACCATCCAGATACAGACTTCAAAGTGTTTTTGGTTTGTTGGGTTTGGAGATGACGCCACGTTGTGTGTCGGTGTTGCGTATGCTTGAACCTTGTGTGCGTCGCCACCAGACCTGAGTTTCGGCATGGAGAGATAAGCCACCGCCGCACCGGTCGGAAACAGCACCTTCTCCAGCTTATGCTTCTCCGCCAAGTCCACGGCCCGATGTTGCAGGTTCAAGCAGTACCGGTTGAGAGTAAACTCCACGTCGAACTTCATATCGCTGCTGAACAGCAACCTGAAACGGAGAGGAAAGTggcgctttttttttttcactcgcCGTCGGGGACGTCGGCCGGGTTTCCAGCAGACGAGTGACCGCCGTCCAGCAGCGCTGACCTCTTGGAGAAGCCCAGCGTCACGCTGTCCAGCTCCACTCTGTGCACATATCCGATGTACACGGTGATCGGCTCGACCTTCTCTGCTGAATTGGACACCCGGATGCAATCTCCCCGGAGCACGGACGGACGATTCTCAGCAACACCTGGAGCCTGTTGGAGAACAACAGCCGGGCCTTTTTGTTTGTTCCAAAACACCGAGCTTTATTCAGATGAGCAAGCGCGGAGGATAACGGCGTGAATGATGTCATAAAACATCACAGGAAGCAGAGGGATTGTCGTTTAAAAAGCAGTAGATATGTACTGTGGGGATTCAACTTACTCTGAAAGTGAGCAGCTTTTTGTTGCATTGGTCTCGAGTAAACACTTGATTGCGGAGGTCGTATTTCCTGATGTCCACCTCCGTCTGTATCTCTTCCAGGTGTAGCAGGAGGTGAAGTCGCTGGGCATACGTCTTCATCGCCAAGGAAGAGTTGAGGAGACCCCTGGGcgaacagcacacacacacacacacacacacacacacacacaagcacggtGAGGCGGGGGAGTGAAGCCCATAAAATACCACATTTGTAAATAATTAGGTCGGTTTCTCACTTGACTGAAGGCAGTTTCTGTCTGGCAGCTGGAGAGAGGAACACGGAGTTCTCCATCCTTTGCTTCGCCAGTTGCTTTAGGTAAGCCGGGTACGTGTTGTTTCTCAATTTCACTGCCATCTTCAGAGGCCTGGAGCCCGACCTGCAGGGAACCAAACACAAAGTGCATCATGCGTGAACTAAACAACGCTTCTGTCGCCGCTCTGGGATCATTCGTTGATGAATTTAAATCTCAACTCAAGAACATTGCTTCAACTAGCTCCCAAATCAAATATGTGGACTaaaatctataataataataataaatgttctgcagctggCGAAAATTATTTGTCCTCATTACATTTGGAGAGATTAAGATTAATATGTTGTGTTTATCTGTTACACTGAGGACAACATTAAGAGTAACCAACCAACCGAGCACTGCACTCCTACAGCATTGTGGGACTCACAATGGACAGTTAAAAAGTACAAGAATCAAAAAAGAATTCACTTTCAAACTTGCAAACGCCCCAAAAA
Proteins encoded:
- the mov10a gene encoding putative helicase mov-10-B.1, with amino-acid sequence MSVKDSLESGLDFVEFLGDRISITSKKELREIYNAEFKGREGIKDPTFSSVLHALLKCNKAHVKQGAVYINVGPQFRVYCDQWRKPRAPQTPHSPDTGPQETDETPSSSPSSSPSSAPSTNMKSVLNPKKKMATEILSKLKMKRKKLTADKWGIVITSDPPAREGRIHVTVDRLRESFALPFHILNKGTHCVQFTFYTALHKIRCFTLEDEKSVDRASPLILRPGESYGVVVRYTLNHYGYFPTTMYFEFCPVLPKAVPFCIMREMEVVARTPLALELGPVAPYRPFQVVTYRPVKTVTVEGIPPPGSGSRPLKMAVKLRNNTYPAYLKQLAKQRMENSVFLSPAARQKLPSVKGLLNSSLAMKTYAQRLHLLLHLEEIQTEVDIRKYDLRNQVFTRDQCNKKLLTFRAPGVAENRPSVLRGDCIRVSNSAEKVEPITVYIGYVHRVELDSVTLGFSKRLLFSSDMKFDVEFTLNRYCLNLQHRAVDLAEKHKLEKVLFPTGAAVAYLSMPKLRMFNEQLENNPEQRAAVQRIVAGSSKPAPHLVFGPPGTGKTITLVEAMHQVSKADPSARILACAPSNSACDLLCERLMVHTDASRICRVYASSRDPRSIPKNMLKYCNWKQDKRVLESPLKETLMKYLIVVTTLVTAGKLVTIGIPVGHFTHVFLDEGGHAVESECVIPIAGLLSAETGQLVLAGDPKQLGPILRSPFSLQYGLGLSLLERLMKHNALYQKSTESGHFDTRFVTKLLRNYRSHPAILKIPNELFYENELQAFADPWERDTYCNWEHLPKKGFPLIFHGVMGKDEREANSPSFFNVSEIEVVVDYLTKLMDTQGKKGLPKLCAKDIGIISPYRKQVEKIQKALKSVAALKRWGDLKELKVGSVEEFQGQERKIIMVSTVRSSLNYVRMDKDFNIGFLSNEKRFNVALTRARSLLIVVGNPVILNKDPTWEKLIRYCVKEEGYAGFDFEDAEGEDDLVSSLTSLNINVDSDEPVEEGEESALQRQPGPSEDMNINV